In Mercurialis annua linkage group LG5, ddMerAnnu1.2, whole genome shotgun sequence, a single genomic region encodes these proteins:
- the LOC126680015 gene encoding codeine O-demethylase-like produces the protein MESKFETLTLGKTLAVPYVQDLAKKSLATVPSRYVRPDQDPPFLPNSSSPDQVPVIDMNKLLSEDSELDKFHNACKDWGFFQLINHGVSSSLVETMKLEAKSFFNLPTDEKKKFDIRDGESEGYGQAFVASEEQKLDWCDMLYLTALPIHLRKDYLMPKFSLPLRTILEAYSEEMKNLSMKILNVMAKALRIEPSDDLVGVFEPEGWQSIRMNYYPPCPQPELVVGISPHSDGTGFTILLQANETEGLQIKKDGKWVSIQPLANAFVINVGDMLEALSNGIYPSIEHRAVVDSVNERISIATFCSPRLDAEIGPMASLITPETTPLFKRFLYADYLQNFFSNKLDRKSQLDKFRVYPN, from the exons ATGGAATCCAAATTTGAAACGTTAACCTTAGGAAAAACCCTAGCGGTGCCTTATGTTCAGGACCTGGCTAAGAAATCATTGGCTACAGTTCCATCTAGATATGTCAGACCTGATCAGGACCCTCCATTTCTACCCAATTCTTCTTCGCCCGATCAGGTTCCGGTCATCGACATGAACAAGTTGCTTTCTGAAGACTCCGAGTTGGATAAGTTTCACAATGCTTGTAAAGATTGGGGTTTCTTTCAG TTGATTAACCATGGAGTGAGTTCGTCATTGGTGGAGACAATGAAATTAGAAGCTAAAAGTTTCTTTAATCTTCCGACTGATGAGAAAAAGAAATTTGATATAAGAGATGGAGAATCTGAAGGGTATGGCCAAGCTTTTGTTGCATCCGAAGAACAGAAGCTTGATTGGTGTGATATGCTGTACCTCACCGCTCTCCCAATCCACTTGAGGAAGGACTATTTAATGCCTAAATTTTCCCTTCCGTTAAG AACTATCCTTGAAGCTTATTCAGAAGAAATGAAAAATCTTAgcatgaaaatattaaatgtaATGGCAAAAGCTCTAAGAATAGAACCAAGTGATGATCTAGTGGGAGTATTTGAACCAGAGGGATGGCAGTCAATAAGAATGAATTATTATCCTCCATGTCCTCAACCAGAGCTTGTTGTGGGCATATCTCCTCATTCAGATGGCACTGGATTCACCATACTTCTTCAAGCCAACGAAACCGAAGGACTTCAAATTAAAAAGGATGGAAAATGGGTTTCGATTCAACCACTCGCTAATGCTTTTGTCATCAACGTTGGAGACATGCTTGAG GCTTTATCGAATGGAATTTATCCAAGCATAGAGCATAGAGCAGTCGTAGACTCGGTGAACGAAAGAATTTCGATTGCCACATTCTGTAGTCCTAGATTGGATGCGGAGATCGGTCCGATGGCGAGTCTTATTACTCCTGAAACTACACCATTGTTTAAGAGGTTTTTATATGCAGATTACTTGCAGAACTTTTTTTCTAATAAGCTCGATCGCAAATCACAACTTGATAAGTTTAGGGTCTATCCAAATTGA